From one Bacteroidales bacterium genomic stretch:
- a CDS encoding RagB/SusD family nutrient uptake outer membrane protein, whose protein sequence is MKISKYSITLFVFIGLLLIGSGCEEKLNEPLENTIVAEETDYTQTDNMISPLIGMYAEFYGMGWEKLPLISVRGDDVNKGAQGDQQPFGNTDKFNYDENYWMYNSVWQGFYRGVFTANSTIEEIEKYKKHADNKALADQYIAETKVLRAWYLFQLSRVWGKIFITEASDPSGLFNAELSPKEEVMQYISDQMEQAVADLPDAHPNQRDEITGGVTQYTALAIKAQADLELEDYQGVADATSPIISSGLFSLHEDFYQLFKLEGKLNDENLLELQYSDFGSGSGEQRSHLFAFYGPQNWTPAVSGASSGWGFWEPTLEYIQFMLERGEQERLQTTVLFTPDGIDELENEYGPLPDWISNETPSGDIIENGPRANFFSGKYYLPSTQLTPGRTGYGNNKNYQIIRYAEVLLMHAEALVQGATSSSISADDAVNLVRNRAGLDDLSNVTLDQVMDEKFAEMATEMGIRFYDMVRLERYEELNYHEGEAAFTEDKTFLPYPLNQQDLLPQLRNE, encoded by the coding sequence ATGAAAATCAGTAAATATTCCATAACGCTGTTTGTTTTCATCGGCTTGCTTCTGATTGGTTCAGGCTGCGAGGAGAAGTTGAATGAACCACTGGAAAACACCATTGTAGCCGAGGAAACAGATTATACCCAAACAGATAATATGATCTCTCCTCTTATCGGCATGTATGCCGAGTTTTACGGTATGGGGTGGGAAAAACTACCCCTGATCTCGGTAAGAGGCGATGACGTAAACAAAGGTGCCCAGGGCGATCAGCAACCCTTCGGCAATACCGACAAGTTCAATTATGATGAGAACTACTGGATGTACAACTCGGTCTGGCAGGGATTCTACCGGGGCGTGTTCACCGCGAATTCAACCATTGAAGAAATCGAGAAATATAAGAAACACGCCGATAATAAAGCCCTGGCCGATCAATACATTGCAGAGACAAAAGTGCTGCGGGCCTGGTATCTCTTTCAACTCTCCCGTGTATGGGGAAAGATCTTCATCACTGAAGCATCCGATCCTTCAGGCTTGTTTAATGCGGAGCTTTCTCCCAAGGAGGAAGTGATGCAATACATCTCCGACCAAATGGAACAGGCCGTAGCTGATCTGCCGGATGCCCATCCCAACCAACGGGATGAGATCACAGGTGGGGTAACTCAATATACTGCCCTGGCCATCAAAGCCCAGGCCGACCTGGAACTGGAAGATTACCAGGGCGTGGCCGATGCCACCTCCCCAATCATCAGCTCCGGATTATTCAGCCTGCATGAGGATTTCTATCAGCTCTTCAAGCTCGAGGGCAAGTTGAACGATGAGAACCTGCTCGAATTGCAATATTCCGATTTCGGATCCGGCTCAGGGGAACAGCGCAGCCACCTGTTTGCCTTTTACGGACCACAGAACTGGACCCCCGCCGTTTCCGGAGCCAGCAGCGGCTGGGGCTTCTGGGAACCCACCCTGGAATATATCCAGTTCATGCTCGAGCGAGGTGAGCAGGAACGTCTGCAAACCACCGTCCTGTTCACCCCCGATGGAATTGATGAACTGGAAAATGAGTACGGGCCCCTGCCGGATTGGATCTCCAATGAAACACCTTCGGGCGATATCATTGAGAATGGCCCCCGGGCCAACTTCTTCAGCGGTAAGTATTACTTACCCTCTACCCAACTGACACCAGGGCGTACCGGATACGGAAACAACAAAAATTACCAGATCATCCGCTACGCCGAGGTACTGCTCATGCATGCCGAGGCCCTGGTGCAGGGAGCTACCAGCTCTTCCATATCTGCCGACGATGCCGTCAACCTGGTTAGGAACAGAGCCGGCTTGGACGACCTCTCGAATGTAACCCTCGATCAGGTCATGGATGAAAAATTCGCTGAGATGGCCACTGAAATGGGCATCCGGTTCTACGACATGGTCCGGCTGGAAAGATATGAGGAGTTGAATTATCATGAAGGTGAAGCAGCTTTCACCGAGGATAAAACATTCCTGCCTTATCCATTGAACCAGCAGGATCTGCTCCCTCAACTGCGAAATGAATAA
- a CDS encoding TonB-dependent receptor, which produces MKRKLYNNSKRWLLLVFLSLGFIISLPQLASADPVAEGNNDSDLIGQDLQQQQIEVTGTVTEAETGNPLPGVNIVIQGTTRGTTTDMDGNYTIEAPEDATLVYSFVGYESQTIPVNGRREINVTLEQSSMQLEEVVAIGYGSAKRKDLTSSISTVNSEDIDKTPSADALQSLQGKVSGVEIVSSGAPGTSPTVRVRGIGSYPGRGNESPLYVVDGAFYDNIDFLNTSEIESMSVLKSASAAAIYGVRAANGVIVIETKSGEFDRETQITYDGYYGVQVAQDVLKMANAEQYTKMAMASGSAADSLYILNAMQRYGRSRKNPNVPDVNTDWYDEILRPGPMQNHSLTISGGTEKSSYSIGTSYFTQKGILDMKNNYQRFNLRSKVDHQAKDWLTIGGNVMFSDAQRYAPANSAWRRAYHAVPIFPAYDNQNEDAEPLQLGAADMLGYRGGQNPLAATEFNENQILTRKMLANFYAEVEIIPEQLTFKTTYNYTYSSFQGENVGLSYYVTENMQRENSTLNKYTNVISDKIWDNTLTYDNSFDNHNLRVMLGSSFRDESFQRLAAGGLNFPEEQRNAWYLDKADEINEDAVGDGGSRLYGLSYFGRVQYNYQNKYYIYGTMRADGTQKYQEKWGYFPSLGVGWSISQEDFMQNVDPINFLKLRASWGQLGNDKIRPSAGTATTNVVNTAIDGSLVSGTQRTSTYSVLEWELVEEFDVGVTATLFDNRMDIDFDYFIRDTKNAAIDVQRPLLGGSTLKNQGEIRNQGVELSMNWSDNINDNWSYRVGGNLSTLNNEVLNLFGQPYLNGGSAEFRQRSIPGEPLLAFYGWEVAGVYQNQTEIQNDPIAQNNGLVPGDFKYVDQNGDEAIDAEDRVVLGSYFPDFKYGFNLQVSYKNLSLSADFMGKMGNKILNRKRGEIIWTADLNKDAELATNLWDGEGSTNKYPSASGLRRGWNQKMSDYFVEDGSYFRIRNVQLSYTIKDQTLMGVQMPETRIYATAERLLTISDYNGFSNEVSNGIDDFMYPTPAVYNIGVNVKF; this is translated from the coding sequence ATGAAAAGAAAGCTTTATAATAACTCAAAGAGATGGTTGTTGCTGGTATTCTTATCATTGGGATTTATCATTTCCTTACCGCAACTGGCATCAGCCGATCCAGTTGCTGAAGGAAACAATGATTCTGATCTAATCGGTCAGGATCTTCAGCAGCAACAGATTGAAGTTACCGGTACAGTAACTGAAGCCGAAACAGGCAACCCGCTGCCCGGGGTGAACATTGTAATCCAGGGCACCACCAGGGGAACCACTACTGATATGGATGGTAACTATACAATCGAAGCCCCCGAGGATGCCACCCTGGTATATTCCTTTGTAGGCTATGAAAGCCAAACCATTCCGGTTAATGGTCGCCGGGAAATCAATGTTACCCTGGAACAGTCCTCCATGCAACTGGAAGAAGTGGTAGCCATCGGATATGGTTCGGCCAAAAGGAAGGACCTGACTTCCTCCATTTCTACTGTCAATTCGGAGGATATAGATAAAACCCCATCGGCAGATGCCTTGCAATCCCTGCAGGGAAAGGTATCCGGTGTGGAAATTGTCAGCTCCGGTGCACCCGGAACCTCACCGACGGTTCGTGTTCGCGGTATCGGTTCCTATCCGGGTCGGGGAAACGAAAGCCCCTTATATGTAGTAGACGGAGCATTTTATGACAACATCGATTTTTTGAATACTTCGGAGATCGAGTCGATGTCGGTACTTAAAAGTGCTTCTGCAGCTGCCATTTATGGTGTAAGAGCCGCCAACGGTGTAATTGTGATTGAAACCAAATCGGGTGAATTCGACCGCGAAACCCAGATCACCTATGACGGCTATTACGGAGTGCAGGTTGCCCAGGATGTCCTGAAAATGGCCAATGCCGAGCAGTATACTAAGATGGCCATGGCTTCGGGTTCCGCAGCCGATTCCCTGTATATATTAAATGCCATGCAGCGTTACGGCAGAAGCCGGAAGAATCCAAACGTACCTGATGTAAACACCGACTGGTACGATGAGATCCTGCGGCCCGGCCCCATGCAGAACCATTCGCTCACCATCTCGGGCGGCACCGAAAAGTCCTCTTATTCCATCGGTACCAGCTACTTCACCCAGAAGGGGATCCTGGATATGAAAAACAACTACCAGCGCTTCAACCTGCGTTCCAAGGTGGATCACCAGGCCAAGGACTGGTTGACCATTGGCGGTAATGTGATGTTCAGTGATGCCCAACGATATGCGCCGGCAAATTCGGCCTGGAGAAGAGCTTATCATGCCGTACCCATCTTCCCAGCCTATGACAACCAAAACGAGGATGCAGAACCTCTGCAACTGGGGGCTGCAGACATGCTGGGCTACCGGGGCGGTCAAAATCCCCTGGCAGCAACTGAGTTTAACGAAAACCAGATCCTGACCCGCAAGATGCTGGCCAATTTCTATGCCGAGGTGGAGATCATACCCGAACAGCTGACCTTTAAAACAACATACAACTATACCTATTCCTCATTTCAGGGAGAGAATGTAGGTCTATCCTACTATGTCACCGAAAACATGCAGCGGGAAAATTCCACCCTGAATAAGTATACCAACGTCATTTCTGATAAGATCTGGGACAACACCTTGACCTACGACAACAGCTTCGACAATCACAACTTGAGGGTCATGCTGGGTAGCTCATTCAGGGATGAATCCTTTCAAAGACTGGCTGCCGGCGGACTAAATTTTCCAGAGGAACAGCGCAATGCTTGGTACCTGGACAAAGCAGATGAGATCAACGAAGATGCCGTTGGAGATGGTGGTAGCAGATTATACGGGCTTTCCTATTTCGGAAGGGTTCAGTATAATTACCAAAACAAATACTACATTTACGGTACCATGCGTGCTGACGGCACTCAGAAATACCAGGAAAAATGGGGCTATTTCCCAAGTCTCGGTGTTGGCTGGTCTATTTCCCAGGAAGATTTCATGCAAAATGTAGATCCCATCAATTTCCTGAAGCTCCGGGCCAGCTGGGGACAACTAGGTAACGATAAAATACGTCCCTCGGCCGGAACAGCCACCACCAATGTGGTAAACACCGCCATTGACGGATCTCTGGTTTCCGGAACCCAAAGGACCAGTACCTACTCTGTACTCGAATGGGAGCTGGTAGAAGAATTTGATGTAGGAGTTACAGCCACCCTGTTCGATAACCGGATGGATATAGATTTCGACTATTTCATCCGCGACACCAAGAATGCAGCCATCGACGTTCAGCGTCCCCTGCTGGGAGGCAGCACCCTGAAGAACCAGGGTGAGATTCGAAACCAGGGTGTGGAACTCTCCATGAACTGGAGCGATAACATCAATGATAACTGGAGTTACCGGGTAGGTGGCAACCTATCGACCCTAAACAATGAAGTGCTGAACCTCTTTGGTCAGCCGTATCTGAACGGTGGCTCCGCCGAATTCCGCCAGCGCAGCATACCGGGTGAACCCCTGTTGGCATTTTACGGTTGGGAAGTAGCCGGTGTCTATCAAAATCAAACCGAGATACAAAACGATCCGATTGCACAAAACAATGGTTTGGTACCCGGTGATTTCAAATATGTCGATCAAAACGGCGATGAGGCGATTGATGCGGAAGACCGCGTGGTGCTGGGAAGCTATTTCCCCGACTTCAAATATGGTTTCAACCTCCAGGTCAGCTATAAGAATCTGAGCCTCTCGGCCGACTTCATGGGCAAGATGGGCAACAAGATCCTCAACCGCAAGCGCGGAGAGATCATCTGGACCGCCGACCTGAACAAAGACGCCGAACTGGCCACCAACCTGTGGGACGGCGAAGGAAGCACCAACAAATATCCCTCAGCTTCCGGACTGCGTAGAGGATGGAACCAAAAAATGAGCGATTACTTTGTGGAAGATGGCTCTTACTTCAGGATTCGCAACGTGCAACTATCCTATACCATCAAAGACCAAACCCTGATGGGCGTGCAAATGCCTGAAACCAGGATCTACGCTACTGCGGAAAGGCTGCTAACCATCTCCGATTACAACGGTTTTTCCAATGAGGTGTCAAACGGGATTGACGACTTCATGTATCCGACTCCCGCTGTATATAACATTGGCGTCAACGTTAAATTTTAA
- a CDS encoding DUF3131 domain-containing protein yields MKKIAIILPLALILIQCTTKKQDPNGSNSTDISEEELMTRVQKQTFNYFWEGAEPNSGLARERIHMDGIYPQNDQDIVTTGGSGFGLMAILVGVERGFITREEALERYQKVLTFLENADRFHGAWPHWLNGETGNVKSFGQKDDGGDLVETAFLMQGLLTVAEYFKDGNQQEQQLAADIHELWKEVEWDWYTKGGEDVLYWHWSPNYAWEKDFPVKGYNECLIMYILAASSPTHPIEKDVYEKGWARDGDITNDTIYYDLHTVLDHYQGIDDPVGPLFWAHYSYLGLNPKGLTDQYADYWKLNRNHALIHYRYALDNPKGYEGYGKDQWGFTSSYSVNGYSAHRPGDADKGVISPTAALSSFPYTPEKSMQFLKYLYTQADSLIGKYGPYDAYSHQHNWHTPRYLAIDQGPIPVMIENHRSGMLWDLFMSNPDVQKGLKKLGFNSSKIE; encoded by the coding sequence ATGAAGAAGATAGCAATCATACTGCCATTGGCGCTGATCCTGATCCAATGCACTACCAAAAAGCAAGACCCAAATGGTTCCAATAGCACAGATATTTCAGAAGAAGAATTGATGACCCGGGTTCAGAAGCAAACCTTCAATTATTTCTGGGAGGGTGCCGAACCCAATTCCGGCCTGGCCAGGGAAAGAATACACATGGATGGGATATACCCCCAGAATGATCAGGATATTGTCACTACAGGCGGCTCAGGTTTCGGATTGATGGCCATTCTTGTGGGTGTGGAACGGGGTTTTATCACCCGGGAAGAGGCCCTGGAGAGATACCAAAAAGTTCTAACATTTCTCGAAAATGCCGATCGCTTCCATGGTGCCTGGCCCCATTGGTTAAACGGTGAAACAGGAAATGTAAAATCGTTCGGACAAAAGGACGACGGAGGCGACCTGGTGGAGACAGCCTTCCTGATGCAGGGTCTGCTCACCGTGGCCGAATACTTTAAAGATGGCAACCAGCAAGAGCAGCAACTGGCTGCCGACATCCATGAACTTTGGAAAGAGGTGGAATGGGACTGGTACACCAAAGGAGGAGAAGATGTCCTCTACTGGCACTGGTCGCCCAACTATGCATGGGAGAAAGACTTTCCGGTGAAAGGGTACAACGAATGCCTGATCATGTATATTCTGGCTGCTTCTTCCCCCACCCATCCCATTGAAAAAGATGTCTATGAGAAGGGTTGGGCCCGTGACGGAGATATTACAAATGACACGATTTATTATGATCTGCATACCGTGCTCGACCATTACCAAGGTATCGATGACCCGGTAGGCCCCCTTTTCTGGGCACACTATTCCTACCTGGGATTGAATCCCAAAGGCCTTACAGATCAATATGCCGATTACTGGAAACTGAACCGGAATCATGCCCTGATCCATTATCGCTATGCCCTGGACAATCCAAAAGGATACGAAGGGTATGGAAAAGACCAATGGGGATTTACCTCCAGCTATTCGGTCAACGGCTACTCCGCCCACCGCCCCGGAGATGCGGATAAAGGCGTGATATCACCTACAGCTGCCCTATCGTCCTTCCCCTATACCCCGGAAAAATCCATGCAGTTCCTGAAATATCTCTACACCCAGGCCGATAGCCTGATCGGAAAATATGGTCCATATGACGCCTACAGCCATCAACACAACTGGCATACCCCCCGTTACCTGGCCATCGACCAGGGGCCCATCCCCGTGATGATCGAAAACCACAGAAGTGGAATGCTCTGGGATCTGTTCATGTCCAACCCGGATGTACAAAAAGGGTTAAAAAAACTGGGATTCAATAGCTCGAAAATAGAGTAA